A window from Salarias fasciatus chromosome 11, fSalaFa1.1, whole genome shotgun sequence encodes these proteins:
- the LOC115397407 gene encoding uncharacterized protein LOC115397407 isoform X2: MFTKGSTIHTMPCLSKQLKGMTDHCIIGLQYIWEYRSPSKSVPPHYQCKLCSLIRLQHDMLDHIKGWKHGFRYMKKAHPDKVTCEEEDAIKDPVIRKAVKDAAAEVEQTEGRGQIRVILKEPCDVPAFKGLRSAVPRPGPSPGLGLMGPPPFGPRFPGDFPHGGPPGEYPLGEYREPGFGGYANRPDFSESGLNRRPFPEGTGRHPGVGGNGFGPGGGRDGFGRSGLLDDSPGKMYPDEYRGGPMGKGLLNKPMDKPLDRPGLMGAAPDSHNLQNTLLTYLDTFRIENESDAQLVLKVTQKLTDVLMEYRLRTVSAGSSFSSLSMTPPTFQSTPPRLSGGTSRYSNSFSGPSKYSDSPAKYYK, encoded by the exons A TGTTCACAAAAGGATCTACCATCCATACAATGCCCTGTCTTAGCAAACAGTTGAAGGGAATGACAGACCACTGCATCATCG GCCTTCAGTACATATGGGAATATCGCAGCCCAAGTAAATCTGTCCCTCCACACTACCAGTGCAAACTCTGCTCCTTGATCCGCTTGCAGCATGACATGCTCGATCACATCAAAGGCTGGAAACATGGCTTCCGATACATG AAAAAGGCCCACCCTGACAAGGTTACGTGTGAAGAAGAGGATGCCATCAAGGACCCTGTCATCAGAAAGGCTGTTAAAGACGCTGCTGCCGAGGTGGAGCAGACAGAGGGCCGAGGACAGATCAGG GTGATATTGAAGGAGCCATGTGATGTGCCAGCTTTCAAAGGACTCC GTTCGGCTGTTCCGAGACCTGGACCTTCACCAGGATTAGGATTAATGGGACCCCCACCTTTCG GCCCAAGGTTTCCTGGAGACTTTCCTCATGGTGGTCCCCCCGGTGAATATCCACTTGGTGAATACAGAGAGCCCGGCTTTGGAGGCTATGCAAACAGACCAGATTTCTCTGAATCCGGTTTGAATCGAAGACCTTTCCCTGAAGGCACAGGCCGGCACCCAGGTGTTGGGGGAAATGGATTTGGTCCAGGTGGGGGAAGAGATGGCTTCGGAAGGAGTGGACTACTGGACGACAGTCCGGGCAAAATGTATCCTGATGAATACAGAGGTGGCCCAATGGGAAAAGGCTTATTGAACAAACCAATGGACAAGCCACTGGACCGGCCAGGATTAATGGGGGCAGCGCCAGATTCACATAACCTCCAAAATACACTTCTCACGTACCTG gacacTTTCCGGATTGAGAATGAAAGTGACGCACAGCTGGTACTGAAGGTGACACAGAAGCTAACAGATGTGCTGATGGAGTACAGACTGAGGACTGTGTCTGCT GGTTCCAGTTTTAGCAGCCTGTCAATGACCCCCCCTACCTTCCAATCCACACCCCCCAGACTGTCTGGAGGTACCAGCCGTTACTCAAATAGCTTCTCAG GCCCATCCAAATACTCTGATAGTCCAGCCAAGTATTACAAATGA
- the rbm12ba gene encoding RNA binding motif protein 12Ba, translating to MTIVLRLTGLDAKAGIEDVRTFFENLHIPDGGVYILGGSLQEAFIAFGSEKDAQLALRQTGGYLRGSAVSLYISSMQEVEHKLETFLRTKKKNSLSVKRPQPQPAATPPLLKSPPQDGNVVNLSPSPASSVDPGIANIPHLNAQDGCSNINVQTSDGRHLDSSTAFILGVCSVLQGLKSSQQSEISNLLPKLNLQVSSPSIEPDMVKKPEQTMAAKPGYIRLFGLPPTTTKEDICTFFKGLTVQEAMVNVKLGLSHGCLVKFASTQDACEALHFNQRLLGTVCVEVRGATEKLWNSVLEECTNVGREIPQRNPCSGSINHKQKPTFAHQIKRKSASELPCKPPKTHKLDDSKSPFSPGVEQVVMVNNLPKTMTKTEIKELFECTDIPHKNVLHLLDKDSNRTDTAFLIFHRSEDYEYALNLSGCHVGAAAIKVSSITKIAMRQMIAKYRIRSQRHFSKMDRMIVENSCSDA from the coding sequence ATGACCATAGTCCTGAGGCTGACCGGCCTGGATGCCAAAGCAGGCATTGAAGATGTTCGTACATTCTTTGAGAATCTGCACATACCGGATGGAGGAGTGTACATTCTTGGAGGAAGTCTGCAAGAGGCTTTTATAGCATTCGGCTCAGAAAAAGATGCCCAGCTTGCCCTGCGCCAGACTGGTGGTTACCTCAGAGGATCTGCAGTGAGTCTGTATATTAGCAGCATGCAGGAAGTAGAGCACAAACTGGAGACTTTTTTgagaacaaagaagaagaactcGCTTTCTGTGAAGAGACCCCAGCCACAGCCAGCCGCGACTCCGCCATTATTAAAATCACCACCTCAGGATGGCAACGTTGTAAATTTGTCACCTTCTCCCGCATCTTCTGTTGACCCTGGTATTGCAAATATTCCACATTTAAATGCGCAGGATGGCTGTTCTAACATAAATGTACAAACCTCAGATGGACGTCACCTTGATTCCAGTACTGCATTTATTCTTGGAGTGTGTTCTGTGCTGCAAGGTCTCAAGTCCTCCCAACAATCTGAAATCAGCAATCTACTGCCAAAACTCAATCTCCAGGTGAGCAGCCCATCTATTGAGCCTGATATGGTCAAGAAGCCGGAGCAAACAATGGCTGCAAAGCCAGGCTACATCAGGCTGTTTGGATTGCCACCAACAACTACAAAAGAGGACATCTGTACATTTTTCAAGGGGTTGACTGTACAAGAAGCTATGGTAAATGTGAAATTGGGCCTCAGTCATGGCTGCCTTGTGAAATTTGCCAGCACCCAGGATGCATGTGAAGCTCTCCACTTCAACCAGCGGCTGTTGGGCACAGTCTGTGTGGAGGTTCGAGGTGCGACTGAGAAGCTGTGGAACAGTGTGCTGGAAGAATGTACCAATGTAGGAAGAGAAATACCCCAGCGGAACCCTTGCAGCGGAAGTATCAACCACAAACAAAAACCTACATTTGCACATCAAATCAAGAGGAAATCTGCCAGCGAGCTGCCTTGTAAGCCACCAAAAACACATAAACTTGACGATTCAAAATCACCTTTTTCCCCAGGTGTGGAACAAGTTGTCATGGTCAACAATCTGCCCAAAACTATGACCAAGACTGAAATTAAGGAGTTGTTTGAATGTACAGATATTCCACACAAAAATGTGCTTCATCTGCTTGACAAAGACAGCAACAGAACAGACACGGCCTTCCTTATTTTTCACCGTTCAGAAGATTACGAATATGCTTTGAATCTGTCAGGCTGCCATGTGGGTGCTGCTGCTATCAAGGTTTCATCAATCACTAAAATTGCAATGAGACAAATGATCGCCAAATACCGCATTAGGTCTCAAAGGCATTTTTCTAAAATGGACAGAATGATTGTTGAAAACAGTTGTTCAGATGCTTAA
- the tex10 gene encoding testis-expressed protein 10 homolog, producing MKAKKKKRQDDFQKVKLKVGKKKPKADNATNTNFRTKGINLPEQLRRDTSGPTTHRHLGINDLLSQLHHYNANVKHSALLGLRELLSTSPSLLEQHLSRMLSEVAAVFTDKDGNVRTAATRVLRFLAQSVPAERVAPFFPLLSAHLSCAMTHIEAGIQEDAMNVLDVFLEHYPALLAARPAVLLTNFLELISHRQGRGGSKKAQEAKGRTWALSVNPDRSMTSQQWRLSVLLRLGRFLQAVVEERPVKESDIFASGEGVFDSSGNGRLSTIYLNWEEVMYSKVGVRLYENSGAKPTQRSTFKLRSEVDQETAVSGGLDSVETVMSFAATLVPLLLEVWVEASTTDCPWKNTDGAHLLSPDAMSVMFQVLSILQLLRKLAPQQENQDALDAWFRKEYLGDFKQHFMKNFPYDARDTPKHKKKIELKRSKQTATIPTAAVEPLALNITLCQVMVSLCQKQGASREADGDWLTPLRTFVRDTLGNGVKLSYRQLHMLLGTVWKIVLTQKSKTMTEDLLAAVYIYYKQKNLPLQTRSLLLSFYSKLYLQEQGHAHIARSKVLCRWLASLPVQLSQLGHRNPSLSAKLIISIQAAASRGNKDLLCSLQAHACKLYDPQEGVVVLLPAESQQRMVQLLYFLPEMPQPLLANLSCCCSAGRISAGLAASVIRIIQLRSSLSGWSVGSQEPALQDVDYISFLFSTLAGFSSESLANLQEAEDATSPSPLSPLHLYPTPLEQFTHHWDIVEEVCHCLETLGSKSQCFDILQNGICKYLMKLAVVPDSMAAGLLRAVSRLLDLSALPLEPVLRFLSHCCLSLLALLVALQQEAPAETNHKREAIWGACVTALSTVPRMLRMVLQLLRVGNLHEEELPQLGQILSMLLQHTPLNNHLLANAALLQEIIQHLTRYSRGATREQWLRDLLYSYSVTVAHGSSAHRGNLGLRDMY from the exons ATGAaggccaagaagaagaagagacaggaTGACTTCCAGAAGGTCAAGCTGAAAGTGGGAAAGAAGAAGCCCAAAGCAGATAATGCCACCAACACAAACTTCCGCACCAAGGGAATAAATCTACctgaacagctgaggagagacACAAGCGGccccaccacacacagacatctgGGAATCAAT GATCTTCTGTCTCAGCTTCATCATTACAATGCCAATGTGAAACACAGTGCCTTGTTGGGTTtgagagagctgctgtccaccaGCCCCTCTCTGTTAGAGCAGCATCTGTCACGCATGCTTTCTGAAGTGGCAGCTGTTTTCACAGACAAGGATGGTAATGTTCGGACGGCAGCTACACGTGTTCTCAG GTTTCTTGCACagtctgttcctgcagagcgCGTGGCCCCGTTTTTCCCCCTGCTCAGTGCTCACCTGTCTTGTGCCATGACCCACATTGAGGCAGGCATCCAGGAGGATGCCATGAATGTCCTCGATGTGTTCCTGGAGCACTATCCTGCCCTGCTCGCCGCACGGCCTGCAGTACTCCTCACAAACTTTCTGGAGCTGATCTCTCACAGACAGGGCCGAGGTGGGTCCAAAAAGGCTCAGGAGGCCAAGGGGCGGACATGGGCACTGTCGGTCAACCCTGACAGGAGCATGACGAGTCAGCAGTGGAGGCTCTCTGTGCTCCTCAG GCTTGGACGCTTTCTTCAGGCAGTTGTTGAAGAAAGACCAGTCAAGGAAAGTGATATATTTGCCTCAGGTGAAGGTGTCTTTGATTCAAGTGGAAATGGAAGACTATCAACAATATATCTCAACTGGGAAGAGGTTATGTACAGCAAAGTTGGAGTTAGGTTATATGAAAATTCTGGGGCCAAACCAACTCAACGTTCCACTTTCAAACTAAG ATCTGAGGTCGACCAAGAAACTGCTGTGAGTGGGGGTCTGGACTCGGTGGAGACGGTCATGAGCTTTGCGGCCACTCTTGTGCCTCTGCTGTTGGAAGTGTGGGTTGAGGCCAGCACCACTGACTGCCcctggaaaaacacagacgGTGCTCACCTGCTCTCCCCAGATGCCATGTCCGTCATGTTCCAGGTCCTCTCCATCCTGCAGCTGTTGAGAAAACTGGCAccacagcaggagaaccaggatgcaCTG GACGCATGGTTCCGCAAAGAATACCTAGGTGACTTTAAACAGCACTTCATGAAGAACTTTCCTTATGATGCTCGGGACACACccaaacataaaaagaaaattgaactGAAAAG gaGTAAGCAGACGGCAACCATCCCCACTGCGGCCGTGGAGCCCCTGGCCCTGAACATCACGCTCTGCCAGGTCATGGTGTCGCTGTGCCAGAAGCAGGGAGCCAGTCGAGAGGCGGACGGAGACTGGCTGACACCACTGAGGACATTTGTCCGAGACACGCTGGGAAACGGGGTGAAACTGAGCTACAGGCAGCTGCACATGCTCCTGGGCACCGTGTGGAAGATAGTGCTCACTCAGAAGAGCAAAA CAATGACGGAGGACCTGCTGGCAGCGGTGTATATCTACTACAAGCAGAAGAACCTGCCTCTGCAGACACgatctctgctgctgtctttttATAGCAAACTGTACCTGCAGGAGCAGGGACATGCTCACATAGCAAG GAGCAAGGTGCTGTGCCGCTGGCTGGCCTCTCTTCCGGTCCAGTTGTCTCAGCTGGGCCACCGAAACCCGTCTCTCTCTGCAAAGCTCATCATTTCCATCCAGGCTGCAGCTTCTCGAGGCAACAAGGacctgctctgcagcctccaaGCCCACGCCTGCAAGCTCTACG ACCCACAGGAAGGGGTCGTGGTGCTGCTGCCCGCCGAGTCCCAGCAGCGAATGGTGCAGCTGCTCTACTTCCTCCCCGAGATGCCCCAGCCTCTTCTGGCCaacctgagctgctgctgcagcgccggaCGGATCTCTGCCGGCCTCGCTGCCTCTGTGATTCGTATCATACAGCTTAG GTCGTCCCTGAGTGGCTGGTCGGTCGGGAGCCAGGAACCCGCTCTGCAGGATGTGGACTACATCAGCTTCCTGTTCTCCACGCTGGCGGGCTTCTCCTCCGAAAGCCTGGCCAACCTGCAGGAGGCCGAGGACGCCACaagcccctcccctctctcgcccctccACCTCTACCCCACCCCGCTGGAGCAGTTCACCCACCACTGGGACATCGTCGAG GAGGTGTGCCACTGTCTGGAGACTCTGGGTTCAAAGTCTCAGTGCTTCGATATCCTGCAAAATGGCATTTGCAAGTATTTG atgaAGCTGGCAGTGGTTCCTGACAGTATGGCAGCCGGACTGCTCAGAGCCGTGTCCAGACTGCTGGATCTGTCCGCCCTGCCTTTGGAGCCGGTGCTGCGCTTCCTGTCTCACTGCTGCCTCAGTTTGCTCGCTCTGCTCGTCGccctgcagcaggaggcgccgGCTGAAACCAACCACAAGAG GGAGGCGATCTGGGGCGCCTGCGTCACGGCGCTCAGCACGGTTCCCCGGATGCTGCGGATGGTCCTGCAGTTGCTGCGCGTCGGCAACCTGCACGAGGAGGAGCTGCCGCAGCTCGGACAGATCCtctccatgctgctgcagcacacgcCGCTCAACAACCACCTCCTGGCCAACGCCGCCCTGCTTCAGGAGATCATCCAGCACCTCACG AGGTATTCCCGAGGCGCCACCAGGGAGCAGTGGCTGCGAGACCTGCTCTACTCTTACAGCGTCACCGTGGCTCACGGCTCCTCCGCTCACCGTGGAAATCTGGGCCTTCGAGACATGTACTAA
- the LOC115397407 gene encoding uncharacterized protein LOC115397407 isoform X1 — MEAQASAPQPPAKRGPPHQKKFPKRKQPQHSADIVFTKGSTIHTMPCLSKQLKGMTDHCIIGLQYIWEYRSPSKSVPPHYQCKLCSLIRLQHDMLDHIKGWKHGFRYMKKAHPDKVTCEEEDAIKDPVIRKAVKDAAAEVEQTEGRGQIRVILKEPCDVPAFKGLRSAVPRPGPSPGLGLMGPPPFGPRFPGDFPHGGPPGEYPLGEYREPGFGGYANRPDFSESGLNRRPFPEGTGRHPGVGGNGFGPGGGRDGFGRSGLLDDSPGKMYPDEYRGGPMGKGLLNKPMDKPLDRPGLMGAAPDSHNLQNTLLTYLDTFRIENESDAQLVLKVTQKLTDVLMEYRLRTVSAGSSFSSLSMTPPTFQSTPPRLSGGTSRYSNSFSGPSKYSDSPAKYYK; from the exons ATGGAGGCTCAGGCTTCAGCACCCCAACCTCCAGCAAAACGTGGACCCCCCCATCAAAAGAAGTTCCCAAAA AGAAAGCAGCCGCAGCATTCTGCTGACATAG TGTTCACAAAAGGATCTACCATCCATACAATGCCCTGTCTTAGCAAACAGTTGAAGGGAATGACAGACCACTGCATCATCG GCCTTCAGTACATATGGGAATATCGCAGCCCAAGTAAATCTGTCCCTCCACACTACCAGTGCAAACTCTGCTCCTTGATCCGCTTGCAGCATGACATGCTCGATCACATCAAAGGCTGGAAACATGGCTTCCGATACATG AAAAAGGCCCACCCTGACAAGGTTACGTGTGAAGAAGAGGATGCCATCAAGGACCCTGTCATCAGAAAGGCTGTTAAAGACGCTGCTGCCGAGGTGGAGCAGACAGAGGGCCGAGGACAGATCAGG GTGATATTGAAGGAGCCATGTGATGTGCCAGCTTTCAAAGGACTCC GTTCGGCTGTTCCGAGACCTGGACCTTCACCAGGATTAGGATTAATGGGACCCCCACCTTTCG GCCCAAGGTTTCCTGGAGACTTTCCTCATGGTGGTCCCCCCGGTGAATATCCACTTGGTGAATACAGAGAGCCCGGCTTTGGAGGCTATGCAAACAGACCAGATTTCTCTGAATCCGGTTTGAATCGAAGACCTTTCCCTGAAGGCACAGGCCGGCACCCAGGTGTTGGGGGAAATGGATTTGGTCCAGGTGGGGGAAGAGATGGCTTCGGAAGGAGTGGACTACTGGACGACAGTCCGGGCAAAATGTATCCTGATGAATACAGAGGTGGCCCAATGGGAAAAGGCTTATTGAACAAACCAATGGACAAGCCACTGGACCGGCCAGGATTAATGGGGGCAGCGCCAGATTCACATAACCTCCAAAATACACTTCTCACGTACCTG gacacTTTCCGGATTGAGAATGAAAGTGACGCACAGCTGGTACTGAAGGTGACACAGAAGCTAACAGATGTGCTGATGGAGTACAGACTGAGGACTGTGTCTGCT GGTTCCAGTTTTAGCAGCCTGTCAATGACCCCCCCTACCTTCCAATCCACACCCCCCAGACTGTCTGGAGGTACCAGCCGTTACTCAAATAGCTTCTCAG GCCCATCCAAATACTCTGATAGTCCAGCCAAGTATTACAAATGA